Proteins from a genomic interval of Burkholderia cepacia GG4:
- a CDS encoding efflux RND transporter periplasmic adaptor subunit, which translates to MRVERVPYRLLTVATAAVFLAACGKKESAPPPQTPEVGVVTVQPQSVAIFTELPGRTSAFLVAQVRARVDGIVLRREFTEGSDVKAGQRLYKIDPAPYLAALNSAKATLAKAQANLVTQNALVARYKVLVAANAVSKQDYDNAVATQGQAAADVAAGKAAVDTAQINLGYTDVVSPITGRVGISQVTPGAYVQASQATLMSTVQQLDPVYVDLTQSSLEGLKLRQDVQSGRLKTSGPGAAKVSLILEDGKTYSDAGKLQFSDVTVDQTTGSVTIRAVFPNLGRVLLPGMFVRARIEEGVNENAFLVPQIGVTHDQKGQAVAMVVNASNKVEPRPLKTTGMQGQNWIVEGGLAAGDRVIVQGVDKVRPGATVKSVAAQLPAADAASGAAAASAAPAAAGSGAAAASGAAASGAAPASAAAASSAQ; encoded by the coding sequence ATGCGCGTCGAACGGGTTCCATACCGCTTACTCACTGTCGCGACGGCCGCCGTTTTCCTGGCCGCGTGCGGGAAAAAAGAATCGGCACCGCCGCCGCAAACGCCGGAAGTCGGCGTCGTTACTGTCCAGCCGCAATCCGTCGCGATCTTCACCGAACTGCCGGGCCGCACCAGCGCGTTCCTCGTCGCGCAGGTCCGCGCACGGGTCGACGGCATCGTGCTGCGCCGGGAATTCACCGAAGGCAGCGACGTCAAGGCCGGCCAGCGCCTCTACAAGATCGACCCGGCGCCGTACCTCGCTGCACTGAACAGCGCGAAGGCGACGCTCGCGAAGGCGCAGGCGAACCTGGTCACGCAGAACGCACTGGTTGCGCGCTACAAGGTGCTGGTGGCCGCGAATGCGGTCAGCAAGCAGGACTACGACAACGCGGTGGCCACGCAAGGGCAGGCCGCGGCGGACGTCGCGGCCGGCAAGGCGGCGGTCGACACCGCGCAGATCAACCTCGGCTATACCGACGTCGTGTCGCCGATCACCGGCCGTGTCGGCATTTCGCAGGTGACGCCGGGCGCCTACGTGCAGGCGAGCCAGGCGACGCTGATGTCGACGGTGCAGCAGCTCGATCCGGTGTACGTCGACCTGACGCAGTCGAGCCTCGAAGGGTTGAAGCTGCGCCAGGACGTGCAGAGCGGCCGCCTGAAGACGAGCGGCCCGGGCGCGGCGAAGGTGTCGCTGATCCTGGAAGACGGCAAGACGTACTCGGACGCGGGCAAGCTGCAGTTCTCGGACGTGACGGTCGACCAGACCACGGGCTCGGTGACGATCCGCGCGGTGTTCCCGAACCTGGGCCGCGTGCTGCTGCCGGGGATGTTCGTGCGTGCACGGATCGAGGAAGGCGTGAACGAGAACGCGTTCCTGGTGCCGCAGATCGGCGTTACGCATGACCAGAAGGGCCAGGCGGTCGCGATGGTCGTGAACGCGAGCAACAAGGTCGAGCCGCGTCCGCTGAAGACGACCGGCATGCAGGGTCAGAACTGGATCGTCGAAGGTGGTCTGGCAGCGGGCGACCGCGTGATCGTGCAGGGCGTCGACAAGGTGCGTCCGGGCGCGACCGTGAAGTCGGTAGCGGCGCAGTTGCCGGCTGCCGACGCCGCGTCGGGCGCCGCCGCCGCATCCGCCGCACCGGCCGCCGCCGGTTCCGGCGCCGCAGCCGCATCGGGTGCCGCCGCATCGGGCGCCGCTCCGGCGAGCGCCGCCGCTGCGTCGAGCGCGCAATAA
- the bpeB gene encoding efflux RND transporter permease BpeB translates to MAKFFIDRPIFAWVIAIILMLAGVAAIFTLPISQYPTIAPPSIQITANYPGASAKTVEDTVTQVIEQQMSGLDNFLYMSSTSDDSGNATITLTFAPGTNADIAQVQVQNKLSLATPILPQVVQQLGLSVTKSSSSFLLVLAFNSEDGSMNKYDLANFVASHVKDPISRLNGVGTVTLFGSQYAMRIWLDPNRLTNYGLTPVDVTSAITAQNVQIAGGQIGGTPAKPGTVLQATITESTLLQTPEQFGNILLKVNQDGSQVRLKDVAQIGLGGENYNFDTKYNGQPTAALGIQLATNANALATAKAVRAKIDELAPFFPHGLVVKYPYDTTPFVKLSIEEVVKTLLEGIVLVFLVMYLFLQNLRATIIPTIAVPVVLLGTFAIMSMVGFSINTLSMFGLVLAIGLLVDDAIVVVENVERVMAEEGLSPKEATRKAMGQITGALVGVALVLSAVFVPVAFSGGSVGAIYRQFSLTIVSAMVLSVLVALILTPALCATILKPIPQGHHEEKKGFFGWFNRTFNNSRDKYHVGVHHVIKRSGRWLIIYLVVIVAVGLLFVRLPKSFLPDEDQGLMFVIVQTPSGSTQETTARTLANISDYLLKDEKEIVESAFTVNGFSFAGRGQNSGLVFVRLKDYSQRQHANQKVQALIGRMFGRYSGYKDAIVIPFNPPSIPELGTAAGFDFELTDNAGLGHDALMAARNQLLGMASKDPTLQGVRPNGLNDTPQYKVDIDREKANALGVTADAIDQTFSIAWASKYVNNFLDTDGRIKKVYVQSDAPFRMTPEDMNIWYVRNGSGGMVPFSAFATGHWTYGSPKLERYNGVSAMEIQGQAAPGKSTGQAMTAMEGLAKKLPVGIGYSWTGLSFQEIQSGSQAPILYAISILVVFLCLAALYESWSIPFSVIMVVPLGVIGALLAATMRGLENDVFFQVGLLTTVGLSAKNAILIVEFARELQQTEKMGPIEAALEAARLRLRPILMTSLAFILGVMPLAISNGAGSASQHAIGTGVIGGMITATFLAIFMIPMFFVKIRGIFSGEKEDVDEALRLAQEHSHHEEKPGNGDQGNKGQ, encoded by the coding sequence ATGGCAAAGTTTTTTATCGATCGCCCGATCTTCGCGTGGGTGATCGCCATCATCCTGATGCTGGCCGGGGTTGCGGCGATCTTCACGCTGCCGATCTCGCAGTATCCGACGATCGCGCCGCCATCGATCCAGATCACCGCGAACTACCCGGGCGCTTCCGCGAAGACGGTGGAAGACACGGTGACGCAGGTGATCGAGCAGCAGATGAGCGGTCTCGACAACTTCCTGTACATGTCGTCGACGAGTGACGACTCGGGCAACGCGACCATCACGCTGACGTTCGCGCCGGGTACCAACGCCGACATCGCGCAGGTTCAGGTCCAGAACAAGCTGTCGCTCGCGACGCCGATTCTGCCGCAGGTCGTGCAGCAGCTCGGCCTGTCGGTGACGAAGTCGAGCAGCAGCTTCCTGCTGGTGCTCGCCTTCAACTCCGAAGACGGCAGCATGAACAAGTACGACCTCGCGAACTTCGTGGCGTCGCACGTGAAGGACCCGATCAGCCGGTTGAACGGCGTCGGTACCGTCACGCTGTTCGGCTCGCAGTACGCGATGCGGATCTGGCTCGACCCGAACCGCCTGACGAACTACGGCCTCACGCCGGTCGACGTGACGAGCGCGATCACCGCACAGAACGTGCAGATCGCGGGCGGCCAGATCGGCGGCACGCCGGCCAAGCCGGGCACCGTGCTGCAGGCGACGATCACCGAATCGACGCTGCTGCAGACGCCCGAGCAGTTCGGCAACATCCTGCTGAAGGTCAACCAGGACGGCTCGCAGGTTCGCCTGAAGGACGTCGCGCAGATCGGCCTCGGCGGTGAAAACTACAACTTCGACACGAAGTACAACGGTCAGCCGACCGCGGCACTCGGTATCCAGCTCGCGACCAACGCGAACGCGCTTGCGACCGCGAAGGCCGTGCGCGCGAAGATCGACGAGCTCGCACCGTTCTTCCCGCACGGCCTCGTCGTGAAGTATCCGTACGACACGACGCCGTTCGTGAAGCTGTCGATCGAGGAAGTGGTCAAGACGCTGCTCGAAGGTATCGTGCTCGTGTTCCTCGTGATGTATCTGTTCCTGCAGAACCTGCGGGCGACGATCATCCCGACGATCGCGGTGCCGGTGGTGCTGCTCGGCACGTTCGCGATCATGTCGATGGTGGGCTTCTCGATCAACACGCTGTCGATGTTCGGCCTCGTGCTCGCAATCGGCCTGCTGGTGGACGATGCGATCGTGGTGGTCGAGAACGTCGAGCGCGTGATGGCGGAAGAGGGGCTGTCACCGAAGGAGGCGACCCGCAAGGCGATGGGCCAGATCACCGGCGCACTGGTCGGCGTGGCGCTCGTGCTGTCGGCGGTGTTCGTGCCGGTCGCGTTCTCCGGCGGTTCGGTCGGCGCGATCTATCGTCAGTTCTCGCTGACGATCGTGTCGGCGATGGTGCTGTCCGTGCTGGTCGCGTTGATTCTGACGCCCGCACTGTGCGCGACGATCCTCAAGCCGATCCCGCAAGGGCATCACGAAGAGAAGAAGGGCTTCTTCGGCTGGTTCAATCGCACGTTCAACAACAGCCGCGACAAGTATCACGTCGGCGTGCACCACGTGATCAAGCGGTCGGGTCGCTGGCTCATCATCTACCTGGTCGTGATCGTCGCGGTCGGCCTGCTGTTCGTGCGCCTGCCGAAGTCGTTCCTGCCCGATGAAGACCAGGGCCTGATGTTCGTGATCGTGCAGACGCCGTCGGGCTCGACGCAGGAAACGACCGCGCGGACGCTCGCGAACATTTCCGACTACCTGCTGAAGGACGAGAAGGAAATCGTCGAATCCGCGTTCACGGTCAACGGCTTCAGCTTCGCCGGCCGCGGCCAGAACTCCGGCCTGGTGTTCGTGCGCCTGAAGGACTACTCGCAGCGTCAGCACGCGAACCAGAAGGTGCAGGCGCTGATCGGCCGGATGTTCGGGCGCTATTCGGGCTACAAGGACGCGATCGTGATCCCGTTCAACCCGCCGTCGATTCCGGAACTCGGCACCGCCGCCGGCTTCGACTTCGAGCTGACGGACAACGCCGGTCTCGGCCACGACGCGCTGATGGCCGCACGTAACCAGCTGCTCGGGATGGCCTCGAAGGATCCGACGCTGCAGGGTGTGCGTCCGAACGGGCTGAACGACACGCCGCAGTACAAGGTCGACATCGATCGCGAGAAGGCGAACGCGCTCGGCGTGACAGCGGATGCGATCGACCAGACGTTCTCGATCGCGTGGGCGTCGAAGTACGTGAACAACTTCCTCGACACCGACGGCCGGATCAAGAAGGTGTACGTGCAGTCGGATGCGCCGTTCCGGATGACGCCGGAAGACATGAACATCTGGTACGTGCGCAACGGCTCGGGCGGGATGGTGCCGTTCAGCGCGTTCGCGACCGGTCACTGGACCTACGGTTCGCCGAAGCTGGAGCGCTACAACGGCGTGTCGGCAATGGAAATCCAGGGTCAGGCCGCACCGGGCAAGTCGACCGGTCAGGCGATGACCGCGATGGAAGGGCTCGCGAAGAAGCTGCCGGTCGGTATCGGCTATTCGTGGACCGGCCTGTCGTTCCAGGAAATCCAGTCGGGCTCGCAGGCGCCGATCCTGTACGCGATCTCGATCCTCGTCGTGTTCCTGTGTCTGGCCGCACTGTATGAAAGCTGGTCGATCCCGTTCTCGGTGATCATGGTGGTGCCGCTCGGCGTGATCGGCGCACTGCTCGCGGCGACGATGCGCGGCCTCGAGAACGACGTGTTCTTCCAGGTCGGCCTGTTGACCACGGTGGGCTTGTCCGCGAAGAACGCGATCCTGATCGTCGAATTCGCGCGCGAGTTGCAGCAGACGGAAAAGATGGGGCCGATCGAGGCCGCGCTGGAAGCAGCGCGCCTGCGGCTGCGTCCGATCCTGATGACGTCGCTCGCGTTCATTCTCGGCGTGATGCCGCTCGCGATCAGCAACGGCGCGGGTTCGGCCAGCCAGCACGCGATCGGTACCGGCGTGATCGGCGGGATGATCACGGCGACGTTCCTCGCGATCTTCATGATCCCGATGTTCTTCGTGAAGATCCGCGGGATCTTCAGCGGCGAGAAGGAAGACGTCGACGAGGCACTGCGCCTGGCTCAGGAGCACTCGCACCACGAAGAGAAGCCGGGCAACGGCGACCAAGGCAACAAGGGACAGTGA
- a CDS encoding efflux transporter outer membrane subunit, with protein MMQKHALTAIAVALFATGCTMAPHYKRPDAPVAQAYPAGGVYATQPGAAGARSANGQAATAIGWREFFVDPRLQRLIEIALKNNRDLRVSVLNIEAARAQYQITRAGLFPTLDGTGTGNIQRVPRGLSTTGAPYISRAYNVGLSASWELDLFGRVQSLKDQALAEYLSTSYARQASEISLVSQVADQYLTLLSTDDLLQVTENTLKSAQAQYDLTKLQFDNGTGSELELRQAQTVVETALANQQAQARARAQALNALVLLIGEPLPDDLPAGMPLDAQNLLTDVPPGLPSDLLTRRPDVMQAEQTLLAANANIGAARAAFFPRISLTGAFGSGSPTLGGLFKAGTAAWSFAPQITMPIFEGGQNIANLNLANVQKRIEIANYEKAIQSAFREVSDGLAARGTYDQQIAALERNEHAQQRRFDLSDLRYKNGVDSYLSVLTAQTDLYAAQQTLISARLARWTNLVTLYRALGGGWIQRAGETPRAPDETVDYDKAAAPAPASAAATNG; from the coding sequence ATGATGCAAAAACACGCTTTGACTGCAATCGCGGTCGCGCTCTTTGCCACGGGTTGCACGATGGCGCCGCATTACAAGCGGCCCGATGCACCCGTCGCGCAGGCGTACCCGGCCGGCGGCGTCTATGCGACGCAGCCGGGTGCCGCCGGCGCGCGCAGCGCGAACGGCCAGGCGGCGACCGCCATCGGCTGGCGCGAATTCTTCGTCGATCCGCGCCTGCAGCGGCTGATCGAGATCGCGCTGAAGAACAACCGCGACCTGCGCGTGTCGGTGCTGAACATCGAGGCGGCGCGCGCGCAGTACCAGATCACGCGTGCGGGCCTGTTCCCGACGCTCGACGGCACGGGCACGGGCAACATCCAGCGCGTGCCGCGAGGCCTGTCGACGACGGGTGCGCCGTACATCTCGCGCGCCTACAACGTCGGGCTGTCGGCGTCGTGGGAACTCGACCTGTTCGGTCGCGTGCAGAGCCTGAAGGACCAGGCGCTCGCGGAGTACCTGTCGACGTCGTATGCACGGCAGGCGTCGGAAATCTCGCTGGTGTCGCAAGTGGCGGATCAGTACCTGACGCTGTTGTCGACCGACGACCTGCTGCAGGTCACGGAAAACACGCTGAAGTCCGCTCAGGCGCAGTACGACCTGACGAAGCTGCAGTTCGACAACGGCACGGGCTCCGAGCTCGAACTGCGTCAGGCGCAGACGGTCGTCGAGACGGCGCTCGCGAACCAGCAGGCACAGGCGCGTGCGCGTGCGCAGGCACTGAACGCGCTGGTGCTGCTGATCGGCGAGCCGTTGCCGGACGATCTGCCGGCGGGCATGCCGCTCGACGCGCAGAACCTGCTGACGGACGTGCCGCCAGGCCTGCCGTCGGACCTGCTGACGCGTCGTCCGGACGTGATGCAGGCCGAGCAGACGCTGCTGGCCGCGAACGCGAATATCGGCGCGGCGCGTGCGGCGTTCTTCCCGCGCATCTCGCTGACGGGCGCGTTCGGTTCCGGCAGCCCGACGCTCGGCGGCCTGTTCAAGGCCGGCACGGCGGCGTGGTCGTTCGCGCCGCAGATCACGATGCCGATCTTCGAAGGCGGGCAGAACATCGCGAACCTGAACCTCGCGAACGTGCAGAAGCGCATCGAGATCGCCAACTACGAGAAGGCGATCCAGTCGGCGTTCCGCGAAGTGTCCGACGGGCTGGCAGCACGCGGCACGTACGACCAGCAGATCGCCGCGCTCGAGCGCAACGAGCACGCGCAGCAGCGCCGCTTCGATCTGTCCGACCTGCGCTACAAGAATGGCGTCGACAGCTACCTGTCGGTGCTGACCGCGCAGACCGACCTGTACGCCGCGCAGCAGACGCTGATCAGCGCGCGTCTGGCACGCTGGACGAACCTGGTCACGCTGTACCGCGCACTGGGCGGTGGCTGGATTCAGCGGGCTGGCGAGACGCCGCGCGCGCCGGACGAGACGGTCGACTATGACAAGGCGGCCGCCCCGGCGCCTGCGTCGGCAGCCGCGACGAACGGGTAA